In one Pseudomonadota bacterium genomic region, the following are encoded:
- the hflK gene encoding FtsH protease activity modulator HflK: MAWNESGGNNKNPWDRDGSGNQGPPDLDALIRKYGRRLSGALGGGGGGGGNSGGDDIGRIGLLVMAVIAVLVWGMSGFYKVDEPERGVVLRFGKYHRTAPPGLQWRVPWPVDDVLRVNVTNIERFSYNTRMLTADENIVQLDLAVQYRLSDPKAVLFNVRDPVETLQEVSESAIREIVGANQLDYILREGRAEVATLTKELIQISLDNYGTGIEVTSVNLQDANFPTEVQAAVQDAIKAREDKDRLALEAEAYRNDVVPRARGAAARLVAEAEAYRQRVTADAQGDTSRFLALLEEYQKAPEVTRERLYLETIENVYGNSSKVILDSDDSGNLLYLPLDRLLQRSARPLADEGSSNLRMPSVASTPRSGSDSPSSRRTRDTRRQRGN; this comes from the coding sequence ATGGCGTGGAATGAGTCTGGGGGTAACAACAAGAACCCCTGGGACCGTGACGGCTCGGGCAATCAGGGACCCCCTGATCTGGATGCGCTGATCCGCAAGTACGGGCGTCGCCTAAGCGGCGCGCTCGGTGGCGGTGGTGGCGGTGGCGGCAACAGCGGCGGCGACGACATCGGCCGCATCGGGCTGTTGGTGATGGCGGTAATCGCTGTGCTCGTGTGGGGTATGTCCGGCTTCTACAAGGTGGACGAACCTGAGCGCGGCGTAGTGCTGCGCTTCGGTAAGTACCATCGCACGGCCCCGCCGGGGCTGCAGTGGCGCGTGCCTTGGCCGGTGGACGATGTGTTGCGCGTCAACGTGACCAACATCGAGCGTTTCTCCTACAACACACGCATGCTCACCGCGGACGAGAACATCGTGCAGCTGGACCTTGCCGTGCAGTACCGCCTGTCAGATCCCAAGGCCGTGCTGTTCAACGTACGTGATCCGGTGGAGACGCTGCAGGAGGTGTCCGAGAGCGCCATCCGCGAGATCGTCGGCGCCAACCAGCTCGACTACATCCTGCGCGAGGGGCGCGCCGAAGTGGCCACCCTTACCAAGGAGCTGATCCAGATCAGCCTGGACAACTACGGCACGGGCATCGAGGTGACCTCCGTCAACCTGCAGGACGCGAACTTCCCAACGGAAGTGCAGGCGGCGGTGCAGGACGCGATCAAGGCGCGAGAGGATAAGGACCGACTGGCGCTGGAAGCGGAGGCCTACCGCAACGATGTGGTGCCGCGTGCGCGCGGTGCTGCAGCTCGCCTGGTGGCTGAAGCCGAGGCCTACCGCCAGCGCGTCACCGCTGACGCCCAGGGTGATACCTCGCGCTTCCTGGCGTTGCTCGAGGAGTATCAGAAGGCGCCGGAGGTAACCCGCGAGCGTCTGTACCTGGAGACCATCGAGAATGTCTACGGCAACTCGAGCAAGGTGATCCTCGATTCGGACGATTCCGGGAACCTGCTCTACCTGCCCCTTGATCGGCTGCTTCAGCGCAGCGCGCGGCCCCTCGCGGATGAGGGTAGTAGCAACCTGCGTATGCCGTCCGTGGCCAGCACGCCACGT
- the hflX gene encoding ribosome rescue GTPase HflX, producing the protein MSFDAAQKRLEDDGRNTALDRPDGGERAVLVHVSFGAPLAEDQVQEFEELAASAGVDVVGELAVGRAGPEPRHLIGSGKVDQLRDLVKHHHAELVLVDHALSPSQERNLERTLSCRVLDRSGLILDIFAQRARSHEGKLQVELAQLRHLSTRLVRGWTHLERQKGGIGLRGPGETQLETDRRLLGARIRQLRSRLEKVRSQRAQGRSARQRAAVQTVSLVGYTNAGKSTLFNALTNADAYAQDQLFATLDPTLRRLALPHADDAVLADTVGFIRDLPHELVAAFHATLQETQEASLLLHVIDASDEQHAEREAQVNEVLDSIGADEVPRLLVMNKIDLAGAAVRVDRDDAGRIWRIWVSAVTGAGLDLLRETIALALRPPWVEAQVILPFAQARLRAQLFEHDAVIGEEVTETGWHLRISVAKRTLDKLCHDEGCEVELLHETAESPGSSALAMNKVEAPRSVALAEATRQEVSEHGVE; encoded by the coding sequence ATGAGCTTCGATGCCGCCCAGAAGCGACTCGAGGACGACGGCCGCAACACCGCTCTGGACCGCCCGGACGGCGGCGAGCGCGCGGTGTTGGTGCACGTTAGCTTCGGTGCCCCGCTAGCCGAGGACCAGGTGCAGGAGTTCGAGGAGCTGGCGGCCTCGGCCGGCGTCGACGTGGTCGGGGAACTGGCCGTGGGCCGTGCTGGGCCGGAGCCACGACACCTCATCGGCAGCGGCAAGGTGGACCAGCTGCGAGACCTGGTGAAGCATCACCATGCCGAGCTCGTGCTCGTCGACCACGCGCTCTCGCCAAGCCAGGAGCGCAACCTGGAGCGGACCTTGTCCTGCCGCGTGCTCGATCGCAGCGGGCTGATCCTCGATATCTTCGCCCAGCGTGCGCGCAGCCATGAGGGCAAGCTGCAGGTGGAACTGGCGCAGCTGCGCCACCTCTCCACCCGCCTCGTGCGTGGCTGGACCCACCTCGAACGGCAAAAGGGCGGCATCGGATTGCGCGGTCCTGGCGAAACACAGTTGGAGACCGATCGGCGCCTGCTCGGTGCGCGCATTCGCCAGTTGCGCAGCCGCCTGGAGAAGGTGCGCTCGCAGCGGGCCCAGGGGCGTTCCGCGCGCCAGCGAGCCGCGGTGCAGACCGTGTCGCTCGTCGGCTACACCAATGCCGGCAAGTCGACCCTGTTCAACGCGCTGACGAACGCCGATGCGTACGCACAGGATCAGCTGTTCGCCACCCTGGACCCGACGCTTCGGCGCCTGGCGCTACCGCACGCCGACGACGCGGTATTGGCCGACACGGTCGGTTTCATTCGCGATCTCCCGCACGAACTCGTCGCTGCCTTCCACGCGACCTTGCAGGAGACGCAGGAGGCATCGCTGCTGTTGCACGTGATCGATGCGAGCGACGAGCAGCACGCGGAGCGCGAAGCGCAGGTGAACGAGGTGCTCGACAGCATCGGGGCCGACGAGGTGCCGCGCTTGCTGGTGATGAACAAGATAGACCTGGCCGGCGCAGCGGTTCGTGTGGACCGGGACGACGCTGGGCGCATCTGGCGCATCTGGGTAAGTGCGGTCACAGGCGCAGGCCTGGATCTGTTGCGCGAGACGATCGCGCTGGCGTTGCGGCCGCCTTGGGTGGAAGCGCAGGTGATCCTGCCGTTTGCCCAGGCGCGACTTCGCGCGCAGCTGTTTGAACACGATGCGGTCATCGGCGAAGAGGTGACCGAGACGGGATGGCATCTTCGGATCAGCGTGGCCAAGCGCACGTTGGACAAGCTCTGCCACGACGAGGGCTGCGAAGTGGAATTGCTGCACGAGACGGCTGAGTCGCCCGGCTCGTCAGCGTTGGCGATGAACAAGGTCGAGGCACCGAGATCGGTGGCTCTGGCCGAAGCGACGAGGCAAGAGGTTAGCGAACATGGCGTGGAATGA
- the hfq gene encoding RNA chaperone Hfq, whose translation MPRGQTLQDPFLNTLRRENVPVSIYLVNGIKLQGHIDSFDQFVVLLRNTVNQMVYKHAISTVVPQRNVRLPSADEAAKEGEE comes from the coding sequence ATGCCCAGAGGCCAGACCCTACAAGATCCGTTTCTCAACACCCTGCGGCGGGAAAACGTGCCCGTCTCGATCTATCTGGTAAACGGCATCAAGCTTCAAGGTCACATCGACTCCTTCGATCAATTCGTGGTGCTGCTGCGGAACACGGTCAACCAGATGGTGTACAAGCACGCCATCTCCACCGTCGTGCCCCAGCGCAACGTGCGCCTACCTAGCGCCGATGAGGCTGCTAAAGAGGGCGAGGAATAA